A single window of Oceanococcus atlanticus DNA harbors:
- a CDS encoding TniQ family protein: MDELEGSIVSKHLRATPFGDELISSWFLRLCKRAGLTPHEFRLQYFGAREIWNVDIDRCFGPEEVLQVARRLDVDVGDYILQLLRCGSLPSDEIQRTRVMLVVGLNHRDRTRHALQYCPACLREGREPYFRRAWRNALNVACPAHSVALLDSCHGCDAPLASHRVEGCRITQCSKCEACLLDAPSYSLDARSQKYQRAQAESEFRASYDQEWGGFAHLFWCLSARSSHADRFASAIQSRGYSAWVPPVLSAPIVFQPVVERIRLLPIIWQIYQAGSEFIADLLREAIGNSLLLEEFLGRPGSDDIARKFINLVPGPERRAYQRRNSAEPRERLVLQRDTIGHTEIYRARGRLY; the protein is encoded by the coding sequence ATAGTCTCAAAGCACCTCCGCGCGACTCCGTTCGGTGATGAGCTGATCTCGTCCTGGTTCCTAAGGCTTTGTAAGCGAGCTGGTCTAACACCACACGAGTTTCGTTTGCAATATTTTGGTGCTCGAGAAATATGGAACGTCGATATCGATCGGTGCTTTGGGCCTGAGGAGGTACTTCAGGTCGCACGCAGACTCGACGTTGATGTTGGCGACTACATCCTGCAACTGCTTCGATGCGGGTCGTTGCCTTCGGATGAGATTCAACGAACCAGAGTCATGTTGGTCGTAGGATTGAATCACCGAGACCGCACACGACACGCACTCCAATATTGCCCGGCTTGCCTGAGGGAGGGGCGAGAACCGTACTTTCGGCGAGCATGGCGAAATGCGCTTAACGTCGCATGCCCTGCCCATAGTGTCGCGCTTTTGGACTCGTGTCACGGTTGCGACGCTCCGCTTGCTTCACATCGTGTTGAAGGTTGCCGTATTACACAGTGTTCGAAATGTGAGGCGTGCCTACTCGACGCGCCGAGTTATTCCCTTGATGCGAGGTCCCAGAAGTACCAACGTGCGCAGGCTGAATCGGAGTTCCGCGCCTCATATGATCAAGAATGGGGTGGGTTCGCCCATCTTTTTTGGTGCTTGTCAGCTCGTTCAAGCCACGCAGATCGATTCGCTTCTGCGATTCAGTCGCGAGGGTATTCAGCGTGGGTGCCGCCAGTGCTGAGTGCCCCAATCGTGTTTCAGCCAGTTGTGGAGCGGATTCGACTGTTACCGATAATTTGGCAGATCTATCAGGCTGGAAGTGAATTCATCGCAGACTTACTGCGTGAGGCGATAGGGAACAGTTTGCTCTTAGAGGAATTCCTAGGGCGCCCAGGTTCGGACGATATTGCAAGGAAGTTCATCAATCTGGTGCCTGGTCCAGAAAGGCGAGCCTATCAGAGGCGGAACTCTGCAGAACCAAGAGAACGTTTAGTTCTCCAGCGCGACACGATAGGACATACCGAGATCTACAGAGCGCGAGGTAGATTGTATTAG